One Antedon mediterranea chromosome 1, ecAntMedi1.1, whole genome shotgun sequence genomic window, gaaaaaaaaattataggatatatataaagtttgtttgttgagtataaatttaaagtggGTGATTTTCCCaacaatattgtaattttaactCCTGAGTAAAATACTGAATGACATTTGCTATTCACAGTTAATTAATCTAACAATCGGTAAAAATAACCTTCATCGAGTCGCAGTACGGAAACAATATCATGATTTCGTCAGAAGGTTAGTGTCAATGTTTAGTAGGTAGTTGATAAAAACTGAGTTTCTCCATGGTACAAACTGGCAATGAGACAACTGATCCTGCTGCGTCCACGATACGagaaacacaaaatattaaataacaattgtGTTATGGAGAAGTCATCTTGCTTGATAAACGTGGaaatttcaatacaaaaacGAAATATATACACAATGCCTGGGTTTCCCGTAGCATTGCTACCGCGCTCACTCGCTCTACACATTGCGTGGGCCGCGGCCTGGGTTTCCCGTAGCAGCATTGCTACCGCGCTCACTCGCTCTACACATTGCGTGGGCCGCGTCTCCAATGCAATCGGGAAGGCACACCGATTCGTCGTCGCGCTGATGAATCGACAGATTTGAAATAAGTACTAATAATTATAGCTTTTCTTATGTTTCAGAATGTTTTCGTATTAAGTTATTGTTGAGTGTATATGTATAATCCATAATATTGATGAATGCTGTAGAATCGTCAGCTGAAATGTTTGTCTGTGGTGCTACCATTGAGTGCGATGAAGTAACAACATGTTGTCTACTTGCTGCATCATTTGATGTAGGGTCAAATAATCTAGGCTTCTTAATACTAAGGTCTAGAGGTTCGTCTTGTAGTGGAAGAGAAGCCTTTCTTTTAGGATGAATATCAGCGCTGCGTAACGACTGCGCAGAGCCTACGTTCGAATAATTCCATGAAGTAGGAGGATACGCGGCCAGATCACCATGTGACCGGAATTTATTTTTGTGATTGGTTGAATTGTACGATGTTTTTGAATACGTGCTGTATCTGTTTAAACCTTTCCAGAAATTCATATTTACAACGTAAGCTTCCTTTGGTGATACGGATGGTGGTTTTCCGGATTTTCGCTTGCAGGTCGTCATGCCTGAATACATATTTTTAGGTGTAGGGCTACTACTAACATTTGATAATGTCTTGGTCGCAAGGCCTACACTTCCATCTTGGCCTAAACGTGATTCTTTTACCCGGGACGCACATTTAACCAAATCCAATGTGCAATATTTTCCAATTTTCTCCGTAGGGCTACAATTATCATCTGCATTTTTGCATGATTTATGTTCAGTGGTTATGTCCGCTATGACGTCACCTTGTGTGGCATCATTCTCAACATCTTTATCGATGTTAGTCTTTGCATCTGTTTGGTGTTTGTGATAAGGAAATACTAATCCCTTTCGTTTCCCCtgaaaaaaagagaaaattaAAACAGTGCGTCAAAGTTAGTCGAACATTTCAGGCGTTTCCGCAACATTGATGGTCATAATGAGGAGCTAGGAATGACTAATTAAATGTTTTGCTATGAGCTGAGTATAGGGATCAGCGGGAGCTTACAAATTAATCATAAACATAATCTATATTTCAGAAAAGGTTATGACCTAACGTTggaataaaataagtaaaaaatgttaactTCTTCAGATCATAAAATCTAGATTACTACAATCTTGCGGCTACTACATTATAAAAAAGTCTTTTTCACAAGAACAGTTCTTTCTCACAAGAGGCAACAATACCCAGGGAACAGTGCAGTACCGTACTACCGTACAGGTATGTGACGTGAAGCGTTGGAATTACTTTGCATACCCACCTTCGGTTTCATGATTAGACTTTCTGCTTCTTTCGTAACTTTCAATCTGTggaaaagaataaaaataagttACAAAATCTATAGTGAGCGATTTCGATATATTAACACAGAGACGTCACGTAAGTTGATGGCTTAGACTTTCATGATTCGCATGGCCTGCGTGCATTGCATGCCTCGATTTGCTTCTTGCCCTTTGCAGTACTCGGCTCTTGTTCGATAATAATATCCCGGCAGAAACCGGGTTTAATGTATTAGGCCAACGATATTAAACCATGGAGTACGTGGGCAGCAGTGACTCAAGCTAGGTCAATTATAGGCCCGGATGCACaaagaaaatttggaaaaatagcaATGTTATACTATGGTTATATGCCTTTGTTTGCACAATAGTGGCATTTTCATTGAATTTACTGTAACAGGAAATAcacaaaaatgtaatgtaatcaACGTCGTGCGTCCATCACAATATGTTTTAAACTGAACGAAAGTTAGAACAGCAGATGCGTAACTGTGTTGTTTAATGGATTGGCAAGCactaaatcaaaatgaaataatatgcGATAAGGCTGCGCTTAGTGTGAACACAGGCCACCTACAAAAGAAAAAGTGAACCGTATCGTTGCTTTGCTTTGAGTATCTGCAAATGTGTCCGTGGTCGGAACATTGGTAGTTAACGGTTTTGTTCCCTCTATCCCGTTTATGTTATTCTTCCTAGCCGTGAGCAGATACGCGAGTGTGAAAACGGCCTTATAACATATTACAGTCAGTGCATGCAGCCAAACATTTCTTTATCTTTATCCTTTTTATAATATACTTTGCTGTTAATTAGGGAGGATATAGTATGTCATAAGTTTCTAATTCGCCAACGGTGTCTTTTATCAGTTTATAATATATTCTATTATCATTGATATCAACTCGATATAAACAAATCTGTGTTCTCAaaatgcataataataatagtaggcctaacttCTCGTAAGGAAACCTTGTTCGTTGCAAATATACCTTTGTTCATAACGCTCAAACAGTCGAGCGTCCAAAATATTGCCTTCTGGTTCCCACGTGTTGTGCCTaatggaaaaacaaaaacaatgtcATTTTTAAATGAGTATATTCAGTCTAGAAAATGTACTCGAGGTTTTCTAGTCAGCGGGGCAGTTTCTATGGGATATGCGAGTTATAAAACCTTACCGTGACCCCGCCCCACAAGACATGTGTATAGGTGTGTAAGTGCCTTTTGTATCAGTGTATGTTAGGCAAGATCGTGGCGAAAGGTTAAACcagacgaggcaaagatgctttaaatatacttatttatataaaatatgactaTCTGTGCAGTGGAATTGGGGTGGgtggtgaaaattgaaaaatttcAGACGAGGCCAGCGCCTCGTCTGCCTAatgctggctacggccctgttaTGTAATTTTGAATGTATCTGTGTATATAAAGACACTAAAGTTGTTATGCCAATATTAATACTACTAAACAGCATCTGATAATGCCTACATAGAATCTAATTACTTACTCATATTAGTTagaattgatttatttaaacatgTCTTTTTTTCGACAGCTGATGTTGAGAACAACATTTCATAGTTATCCTTTGAAAACTAGCATACTTTAGTTTATTAAAGGTCTAGGGGACCTATCTATGTCTGCAAACAACTTTCGTTTGTACCGGAGACGCCTCGACGGACAGTCTGTCTGTCGAGAGGCTTTCCGCCTGTTCCTACCTTCTAGTTTGAAATAACGAAACAACAACGAAGGTAGCAAATTACGCAACCTACAAATAAACTGAATTCTATGGCCATCTCAGCCAATAATTAATTGCCTCTCAAATTTTAGCTTTGTTAATCTAAATGTTTTGCTACAAGTCCCAATTACGTGTAATTTATTATGTGTAAAACCAATCATCTAATTAATATACTAGTTCACTATTGGCTCAATTCCAAACGATGTATTAAAAATCAGTTTATTAAAAGAAAACCACATTAACAGTAGAGACCGCGATTACGCGCGCGTAAATAATGAAACATTATTATAGGATCCGTTTGCAAATAATAGACGGTACTGTACAATATTATGTAGAAAAACAAAGTTCTTACATATCGATATCTACGTCATTAGCACTATATTTTCTCAAgcttaaattgttaaattattacATTACGGAAACGAGGTGCAATGGCTTTGGACTTTTGGACAGGTCTGATACTAATTCTAGGCTCTATACGGTACATTTACACCCTAATGTTGTTgtcattattatacatttatgaTGTATAGAATGTGGTATCTAGAACTCAACTACAAATGTCAATGAAGAATATCGACGATCGATTCCATCAACGTTTACCGCACACACTTAACAATGGCCTATTGTTTAACAGTCATGTTAACATCACCACAGtcacaatatttatttgcatattaatattTCCGTCAAACTAGTAATACATCACTTTTGGTTTATCAACCATACAGTTGTtccaaattatgttttatttatttacattttacacaAGACTAAAGTTGTGAAGAAAAATTAATAACCAGCAATTAATTTGCTACTGTCGAAACATAGACGACGATCACGCTGACGCGTCCGAAGTCATGACGTACCGTAATGACAATAATTTACTTGTATTAATAATGATGATTCGTAGGCTTACGGCTATTagtatttgttaataatatctTTTGAAAAAATTTAATTCGTTTTTATTTGGTCTAATGAAAACACCCATTCACAATAGTTTACAGAGCCTCTCTCGATTAATAAGGTCTAAACAACTCAAGCGATAATCTATCTAAATGAGGCTTAGCTGGATTAAGTTCTTCCTTCTGGTAAATCAAAAGGGAACTTCGATTAATCGATGATCTTTTCCCCATTTAGacctagtttaaaaaaaatatttttaatggaAATTTTCGACAAAATTCCAATTTATTTGCCATGACAAAAATCAAATAGCGAGCAATCAATCTTCCCGTCGCTTACAAAATATTCACTAAAGCCGGTGTCAGGATCAGAATCATGTGACATCATTATCCCAGTACACTCTCTAATGAACATTAGAAATACATTAATAAGCTTTTCAACTTATACACGTCTTACGCATGCGCTTACGCTGCTGGTAATAGACTTTTGCGATATTTCATTCTGCCTCAATTACTGCCGTTCTTCCTCaacaatcaataaaataaattactttaaatgCTACGTTAATGCATACTTGCAATCATATCTAAGTGAGATAGTCAGTCTTCTCTATCAATTAAGTATCTAAAGGCGACATGATATAGCAGTGATGACCACACGATCATTTTGAACAGTGACGTCATCATcgtattatattaaatatagtgATCACGAGAAATAATTtcctattataaaatattatacaatatgaCTTGGCTAATTTAATCATTTCTGTAActaaatgattaatttaatcCTAGAAGTCTTATAACCAACGCAGTATCCGTACACGGTACAACGGTGTATTTATCATTCTAAAAACAGTGATAATGAACACCAtcac contains:
- the LOC140045384 gene encoding uncharacterized protein; this encodes MEDMGENVFAAERLLKRRIRKGKVEYLVKWRGWSLRHNTWEPEGNILDARLFERYEQRLKVTKEAESLIMKPKGKRKGLVFPYHKHQTDAKTNIDKDVENDATQGDVIADITTEHKSCKNADDNCSPTEKIGKYCTLDLVKCASRVKESRLGQDGSVGLATKTLSNVSSSPTPKNMYSGMTTCKRKSGKPPSVSPKEAYVVNMNFWKGLNRYSTYSKTSYNSTNHKNKFRSHGDLAAYPPTSWNYSNVGSAQSLRSADIHPKRKASLPLQDEPLDLSIKKPRLFDPTSNDAASRQHVVTSSHSMVAPQTNISADDSTAFINIMDYTYTLNNNLIRKHSET